The DNA sequence CACCCAAAGCTACGCGAAATACCTCTGGACCTGAGCGGCCAGATTGACCTCGAGCCGATCACCGGCTACGACGCACTCGTCCACCTCGCGTACTGCGTCGAAGAGCCTCGGGACAAGCGCCACGCCTACCAGGTGAATGTGACGGCCACCCGGACACTGCTCGAGCGAGCGAATCGAGTAGGCATCGGGCAACTCATCCTGACCTCAAGCGCCAATGCGCTGGGCGTGACAGCCTGTGGTACCGGCACACAGTTCCCAGAGCAGAGCTATCCGGCCGGAGACAGCGACCCCCAGCATTACTACTTTTTTCACAAAGCACTCATGGAGCACCTGGCGAACTGGCACTGGGCGAACGCCGACAAGGGAGACACAAAGCTGGCCGTCGTGCGGCCCTCTTACATAGTGGGCGAGCATTTCGCCAACTCGGGCCTCAAGGCACTCCTCGCTAAGCTGGTGCTTTACCCGGAGCCGGCACGCTCCTTCTACCAATTCCTTTGGGATACCGACCTAGTGGACGCCTACGCCACCATCCTCAAACACGGATTGACGGGCATATACAACGTCGCCCCAACGGACTCCACGAGTGTCACAGAGATCTGTTCCATGAGCGGGGCGCGGCTGATCTCTGGTCCATTGCCTCTCTTGAAGATTGGCGCGGACCTGATGTTCCGGTTGCGTCTTGCTCCGTTCTCCGGTCACTGGGTGACGCTGGGCGACCCGTTGCTCGACTCTCGCCTATTGCAATCGACCACCGACTGGCGACCGACCATGACCTCCGCCGAGGCACTGAACCAGTACATCTCTGTATCCCGCTCGCCTTCACCGTAATTCACACCCAATCGACCAAGAGGATGTCAGCATGGACCGCACCGCACTCGAATCGCGACTGTCTCACGTCGCCGCCGTCCGCAGGCATCTCCCGGAACTCGCGGACAAGCTGGAGTCGCTTGGTCTCATAACCGCCGAAGACCCAGGAACGAACGTCGTCGAGATCTGGAAGAAGCACGACGGACCCCGATTGACCGCGCCCAAGGACCTCGGCGGACTGGGTGCGACCTGTGTGGAAACACTTGAGCTGCAACGCGGTATCGGTTACCTGAGCCCGTCGCTCGCCGCCGCGACCACCATGCACTACCTCTCCGTCGCGGGCCTGGCCGACTTCGCCACGACAACCGATGAGGCGACCGTGGGTCTGATCAAGTCGCTGATCGAGAACCGGACCGTGTTCGCCTCAGGTTTCTCGGAAGGCACCATCGCGGGCAGCGTGTTCCGGCCGACAATGGAAGCGGCACCGGCCGACGGCGGCTACACCGTCACCGGACAGAAGAAGCCGTGCAGCCTCGCCGACAGCATGGATTGCATCATGGCAAGCGTGCTTCTCAATGACACCGGGCAGCGGGCGATCACGCTCATCTGGAACGGCAGCCCCGGGCTCAGCGTCGCACCGCTGTGGACCAGCTCGCCGCTGTCGGCAGCACAAACTCACGCGGTGATCTTCGAGGACGTATTCGTCCCCAACGAACTGATGATGGTCAGCGATGTGGAAGATCCCGACGGCCGGAACGAGAAGTCGGGCTACGTCCTGTTCGGTCTCATCATCACTGCGGGCTATGTCGGGGCCGCGACGCGCCTTGCGCTCAAACTCGCCGACCGCAGCGACTTCACCGAGGCCGACTTCGTCGAACTGTTCTCACCGATCGAAGGAGTCTGGCGTGCGCTGCGCATGGTCGCCGAACGCTACGACGCCGGAGACCGAAGCGACGCGCTGTTCGCTGATCTGTTGTGGATCCGGCTAGGTCTGCGCGACCAGCTTCAGCCGAGTGTGGCCCGCATCGTCTCAAGGGTGGGTGGCGTCGCCTTCGCCACCGATCCCGAGATCGCCTACCTCGCGTCGTGTATCTCGGCCTACTCGTTCCACCCGCCGACGATGCGCGAATCCGGCGCGTTCCTACTTGACCACGAACTGCGCGGCGAGATCAGCCTGACCGTCGAATAGAGCCCTATCTCAACCAGATCCGTCTCACCTCAAGCCGCGTCTCAACCCTCGTTAAGGCCCACCTTGGCATGGAGTTTCACCAGCGGCGCAGGAGCCCACCAATTCCATCTGCCTGCCAACTTCATGACTGCCGGCACCAACACCATGCGAACAAGCGTCGCGTCTACCACAACCGCAAGTGCCAGGCCCACTCCGATCATTCGCATGAAGGACACCTCACCGCTGCTCAGCCCCACGAAGACGATCACCATCAGGGTGGCGGCCGCAGTGATCACCCGCCCAGCGCCCGCTATGCCGAGAGCTACTGCCTCGGCGTTGTCCTCGGTGCGCTGCGGCGACGCGAGCCAGTGTTCGCGGATCCGGGACAACAGGAACACCTCGTAGTCCATGGACAAACCGAATGCTGTCGCGAACAAGAACACCAACACATCCGCTACCAGCGTGCCGGTCGCCGTGGTTCCGAGTCCCCCAAGATGCCCCTCCTGGAACACCCACACCAGCGCGCCCAGCGTGGCCGACAACGACAACGTATTGAGCACCAGAGCCTTCAGCGGAAGCAGGAGGCTACCGGTGAGCAAGAAGATCAGCAGGAAAGTCGTTGCCGCAACGAGGATCAGCACCACCGGCAAGAGACGGACAATCTCGTCCACCGAATCCTGGTTGAGCTGTTGAGGACCCGTGAACAGGGCCTCGGCACCATGCGGTACGGGGACCGCCCGCAGCCGGTCGAGTTCTTGTCGGGACTTCGAGTCGGACGACGGATCTGCGATCACCACCGAAAGCCATACGCTGCCGTCCTTGACCCCAGTCGGGGACTGCGGCAGACCGACGGCGCTCCCCTGGACATAGGAGCCGCCGGGAGCCGAGACCTCAACGACACCAGAGACTTTCGATAGCTCGGCGGCATAACTGGCGATATCGCCAGCGGCAAGGTTTCGCGCGTCCGGGATCACGATCGACGTGGCCATCGCCTCGTTGCCAGGGAACTCCGTGCGCAGCAGATCACCGACCTGTCGCGACTGGGCGCTCGTCGGAAGCACCCGATCGTCGGGCAGCCCGAAACGCGCGCGAACGAACGGCGCCCCGAGGACGAGCAGCACCACCACGACCACCAGGGTGCACGGAATCGCATGACGCATCGCGAAAGAGGCGGTCGAATACAGGAAACTCTGCTTGACTTCCCTAGTTTCTACCTTGTTCTGCAACAGTTTACGTATATTCAGCGATTCAATTCGGTCACCGAGGAGCTTGATCAACGTCGGGGCTACGACGACAGCGTAGAGGCCAGCAAGCGCAACCACACCGCAGCCCGCATACGCCATCGAGCGCAGGAAGTACATCGGGAAGACCGCCAACGCACCCACCGCGAGGAATACCGTGCAGGCCGAGAACAGGATCGTGCGCCCGGCCGTGGCCACCGCGTTGCGTAAGGCTTCGTCGCGATCCCCGAGCCGGCC is a window from the Mycobacteroides salmoniphilum genome containing:
- a CDS encoding NAD-dependent epimerase/dehydratase family protein, with the protein product MSADFRLAITGATGDFGRAILTWALRNEDIAEVTALGRRQTGLQHPKLREIPLDLSGQIDLEPITGYDALVHLAYCVEEPRDKRHAYQVNVTATRTLLERANRVGIGQLILTSSANALGVTACGTGTQFPEQSYPAGDSDPQHYYFFHKALMEHLANWHWANADKGDTKLAVVRPSYIVGEHFANSGLKALLAKLVLYPEPARSFYQFLWDTDLVDAYATILKHGLTGIYNVAPTDSTSVTEICSMSGARLISGPLPLLKIGADLMFRLRLAPFSGHWVTLGDPLLDSRLLQSTTDWRPTMTSAEALNQYISVSRSPSP
- a CDS encoding acyl-CoA dehydrogenase family protein, which codes for MDRTALESRLSHVAAVRRHLPELADKLESLGLITAEDPGTNVVEIWKKHDGPRLTAPKDLGGLGATCVETLELQRGIGYLSPSLAAATTMHYLSVAGLADFATTTDEATVGLIKSLIENRTVFASGFSEGTIAGSVFRPTMEAAPADGGYTVTGQKKPCSLADSMDCIMASVLLNDTGQRAITLIWNGSPGLSVAPLWTSSPLSAAQTHAVIFEDVFVPNELMMVSDVEDPDGRNEKSGYVLFGLIITAGYVGAATRLALKLADRSDFTEADFVELFSPIEGVWRALRMVAERYDAGDRSDALFADLLWIRLGLRDQLQPSVARIVSRVGGVAFATDPEIAYLASCISAYSFHPPTMRESGAFLLDHELRGEISLTVE
- a CDS encoding MMPL family transporter, with the translated sequence MLTALSRVIIRAPKRVLLGVVLLTMLVAGFGANVAEHLGAAGFQDPHSSSARGMKLLTEKFGQGDMDLMLVVRVPGDVRDPAAAAAGANLVRTVRDSPHIAAVLSPWDASPQAESLISRDGKTALVVAQVLGGENSAPKYGNALADKVVGERDGLTVLAGGTAMVASEINEQSEKDLVTAEAIALPLSFLALIWVFGGLFAALLPLVVGVMAILSTFGLLRGITIFADVSVFALELTTAMGLALAIDYTLLLVSRYREEYGRLGDRDEALRNAVATAGRTILFSACTVFLAVGALAVFPMYFLRSMAYAGCGVVALAGLYAVVVAPTLIKLLGDRIESLNIRKLLQNKVETREVKQSFLYSTASFAMRHAIPCTLVVVVVLLVLGAPFVRARFGLPDDRVLPTSAQSRQVGDLLRTEFPGNEAMATSIVIPDARNLAAGDIASYAAELSKVSGVVEVSAPGGSYVQGSAVGLPQSPTGVKDGSVWLSVVIADPSSDSKSRQELDRLRAVPVPHGAEALFTGPQQLNQDSVDEIVRLLPVVLILVAATTFLLIFLLTGSLLLPLKALVLNTLSLSATLGALVWVFQEGHLGGLGTTATGTLVADVLVFLFATAFGLSMDYEVFLLSRIREHWLASPQRTEDNAEAVALGIAGAGRVITAAATLMVIVFVGLSSGEVSFMRMIGVGLALAVVVDATLVRMVLVPAVMKLAGRWNWWAPAPLVKLHAKVGLNEG